The genomic segment cacctactgagacaccagtcaattcacactggggagcggccattcacctgctcagactgtgggaagggattcacttgctcatctcaactgaaggtacatcagggagttcacactggtgagaggccattcacctgctcagactgtgggaagggattcactcagtcatctgaactgaataTACATCAAGGAGTTCACACTGtggagaggccgtttacctgctcagactgtgggaagggattcacacggtcatctgaactgaaggtacatcagagagttcacactggggagtggccattcacctgttcagactgtgggaagggattcactcgatcatcccacTTAcaaacacaccagcgagttcacactggagaaaggccgttcacctgctcagtctgtgggaagagattcagtcAGTCAtacaacctacagagtcaccaacgagttcacactggggagcggccgttcatctgctcagaatgtgggaagggattcactcggtcatcccacctacaagcacaccagcgagttcattctagggagaggccgttcacctgctgaaGCCTGAGTTATACCTCTGCATAGGTTCTACAGTGTAGCCTACGCAGTAGCCCATGCAAGTGGCctatgccgttgtgagcatttctaCTTATGCATTCGTGTGTCTTCGTCGCTctgccaaaatgctagttggcttTGGgctttctatcccactgttttgAATTGACTCGTGTTGAGCTGGAAATGATGGCGACTGCTGAGTATATCTTGTTGGAGTCGGAGCTAATAGACGTTGAACAGAAGTTACTTTTATTGAATTTACTGCAACGCAGAGTTTTTCCATTGTGCATTCCACGACGTCCAAACCGGTTTGTCAAAATTTCTTTCCACGAATTTGATGCCATTTGCAAGTCTTCATAGTCTGCCG from the Mobula birostris isolate sMobBir1 chromosome 13, sMobBir1.hap1, whole genome shotgun sequence genome contains:
- the LOC140208709 gene encoding uncharacterized protein; this encodes MSHQRVHTGEWSFTCSDCEKGFTCSSELKVHQRVHTGERPFTCSDCGKGFTQSSELKVHQRVHTGERPFTCTDCGKGFTQSFKLKVHQRVHSGERLFTCSDCGKGFTQSAHLQAHRSVHTGERPFTCSYCAEGFTLSSQLLRHQSVHTRERPFNCSVCGKGFTRSSHLLRHQSIHTGERPFTCSDCGKGFTCSSQLKVHQGVHTGERPFTCSDCGKGFTQSSELNIHQGVHTVERPFTCSDCGKGFTRSSELKVHQRVHTGEWPFTCSDCGKGFTRSSHLQTHQRVHTGERPFTCSVCGKRFSQSYNLQSHQRVHTGERPFICSECGKGFTRSSHLQAHQRVHSRERPFTC